The Anopheles coluzzii chromosome 2, AcolN3, whole genome shotgun sequence genome window below encodes:
- the LOC120948914 gene encoding zinc finger protein 182-like, which produces MLGKYGEASSGSMKNLENGLRDRVLYHQNMLSMNLTTEFYHTPFLTAGSGSNVETAAIVVGAPALAQSQKMLNSLASPSGLASSSSSSTSQQHATNGAAPSQTVPNSVSAAQQYQCQLCQKCFISSALLVQHMKTHDNNGFIAGRETAGSYGQQQQQQQQSVSSASSPVTAVASSSKTSPPVATQHIIKSEYIGGTVTNQYAYGMAKQFECHICHKSFMTMVNLNLHMKIHESAIKPLAATHMYAGQAGLAGNLIAGSTAGYHHGGQRHSQLSQHLAVQSASGSADGLCQICHKTFSTADQFAAHMKIHENEFKNRALYHSGSANDGGEGAPAPTSNGAGVGDHFYTASQPPHHHLGHAPPHLDASKGHRCPICHKMSNNIIEHIKQHEGQLQGTSDGSGAGYHPTNDDSQSSLEEDSDGGGGGGAGGDESLRKHECLICHKKFSSSGNLAIHIRVHSGEKPFRCSVCGKGFIQSNNLATHMKTHTGEKPYACTICGKNFSQSNNLKTHIRTHTGEKPYACTICGKRFNQKNNLTTHMRTHQLVCMVCGVQFMHPIDLATHMKFHNDEKPYICSVCNKVYLNLDELTEHMKKTHNQVKPYRCHICDKTFTQSNNLKTHIKTHIFQDPYKCQVCSRSFQKEDDFSQHMLVHTADKPYECTYCGKRFIQSNNLKTHVRTHTGEKPYRCTICAKHFNQKNNLNTHMRIHTGEKPFECTICDKRFNQSNNLNKHIKTHGQEKDQQQQQVQQQQQQQNQQQQQQVQQQQQQQHAS; this is translated from the coding sequence ATGCTGGGCAAGTATGGCGAGGCGAGTTCCGGCTCGATGAAAAACCTGGAAAATGGACTGCGGGACCGCGTGCTCTACCATCAGAATATGCTGAGCATGAACCTGACGACCGAGTTTTACCACACTCCATTCCTTACGGCCGGCAGTGGTAGCAACGTTGAAACAGCTGCAATCGTAGTAGGCGCTCCCGCGCTGGCACAGTCGCAAAAGATGCTCAACAGTCTCGCATCCCCCTCTGGATtagcctcctcctcctcttccagCACCTCGCAACAGCACGCCACTAATGGAGCAGCGCCGTCACAGACAGTCCCAAACAGTGTGTCCGCAGCGCAGCAGTATCAGTGTCAACTCTGCCAGAAGTGTTTCATCTCGAGCGCGTTACTGGTGCAGCATATGAAAACGCACGACAATAATGGGTTTATTGCGGGGCGTGAGACCGCCGGCAGCTAcgggcaacagcagcagcagcagcagcaatcggtATCGTCGGCCTCTTCCCCCGTGACGGCAGTGGCATCGAGCAGCAAAACTAGTCCGCCAGTCGCAACGCAGCACATCATCAAGAGCGAGTACATCGGTGGAACCGTAACGAACCAGTATGCGTACGGTATGGCCAAGCAGTTCGAGTGTCACATCTGCCACAAGTCCTTCATGACGATGGTGAACCTGAACCTGCACATGAAGATACACGAAAGTGCAATAAAGCCGCTGGCAGCGACTCACATGTACGCGGGCCAGGCAGGCCTTGCCGGCAACTTGATTGCCGGATCGACCGCGGGCTACCATCACGGCGGGCAGCGTCACAGTCAGCTGTCGCAGCATCTCGCGGTTCAAAGTGCCAGCGGCAGTGCGGACGGGCTGTGCCAGATATGCCACAAAACGTTCAGCACGGCGGACCAGTTCGCGGCGCACATGAAGATCCACGAGAATGAGTTTAAAAATCGTGCGCTTTATCATTCCGGTAGTGCGAACGATGGTGGCGAGGGAGCACCGGCACCCACCAGTAATGGGGCTGGTGTCGGAGACCATTTCTACACCGCGTCACAGCCGCCACACCACCATCTGGGTCATGCACCGCCGCATCTCGATGCTAGCAAGGGCCATCGCTGCCCAATCTGTCACAAAATGTCCAACAACATCATCGAGCACATTAAACAGCACGAGGGTCAGCTGCAGGGCACGTCCGATGGGTCGGGTGCGGGGTATCATCCTACGAACGATGATTCCCAATCGTCGCTGGAAGAAGACagcgacggtggtggtggtggtggcgctggCGGGGACGAGAGCCTGCGAAAGCACGAGTGCTTGATATGCCACAAAAAGTTCTCCAGCTCGGGCAACCTGGCGATACACATACGGGTGCATTCGGGCGAAAAGCCGTTCCGGTGCAGCGTGTGCGGCAAGGGCTTCATCCAGTCGAACAATCTGGCGACGCACATGAAGACGCACACGGGCGAAAAGCCGTACGCGTGCACCATCTGCGGCAAGAACTTTAGCCAGTCGAACAACCTGAAGACGCACATCCGGACGCACACGGGCGAAAAGCCGTACGCGTGTACGATCTGCGGCAAGCGCTTCAACCAGAAGAACAACTTGACCACGCACATGCGCACGCACCAACTGGTGTGCATGGTGTGCGGGGTGCAGTTCATGCATCCGATCGATCTGGCGACCCACATGAAGTTCCACAACGACGAAAAACCGTACATCTGCTCGGTGTGCAACAAGGTCTACCTGAACCTGGACGAGCTGACCGAGCACATGAAGAAGACGCACAACCAGGTAAAGCCGTACCGGTGCCACATCTGCGACAAAACCTTTACCCAATCGAACAACCTGAAGACCCACATCAAGACGCACATCTTTCAGGATCCGTACAAGTGTCAGGTGTGTTCGCGCTCCTTCCAGAAGGAGGATGACTTCTCGCAGCACATGCTGGTCCACACGGCCGACAAGCCGTACGAGTGTACGTACTGCGGCAAGCGGTTCATTCAGTCGAACAACCTGAAAACGCACGTGCGCACGCACACGGGCGAAAAGCCGTACCGGTGCACGATCTGCGCGAAGCACTTTAACCAGAAGAACAATCTCAACACGCACATGCGCATCCACACGGGGGAGAAACCGTTCGAGTGTACCATCTGCGACAAGCGCTTTAATCAGTCGAACAATTTGAacaaacacattaaaacacacGGCCAGGAGAaggatcagcagcagcagcaggtccagcagcagcaacagcagcagaaccaacaacaacaacagcaggtccagcaacaacagcagcagcaacatgcgAGTTGA
- the LOC120948915 gene encoding peptide-N(4)-(N-acetyl-beta-glucosaminyl)asparagine amidase — protein sequence MATLNQALVLALESNPKEAYVVAAETLLRLLDNIIREPQNAKYRTVRIDNPSIREKLLSVEGMKQLMLAIGFVESSGTLTVPSNVLLANVRRYREFLYERKELVKNPPKEKDITPIGSVTCTESNSSAASAAVTTTSTTNIPQEAATEKSKMVLQPSGSNATAGQQRTEALCVIKSSRPFLARIEFPKVIPGNNTLLRQLELLSDQVMQYEDELLLASGTSLIPIDKLTAKAKSKLTQWQRLLATSEATDQNKEPSEKDLLLEELTAWFRAEFFTWVNALPCTVCGNEKTQLVRSTVEDGVRVEVYQCCGQLRHFYRYNDVEKLLQTRRGRCGEWANCFTFLCRCLGYDARYVFSTGDHVWTEVWSERRQRWIHVDPCENVLDAPLMYEHGWRKEITYVFGFARDDVQDVTWRYTNDHQRLLQRRRQGGACSEHALLDAIAKLRTKRRAGLNCTPEQMSLLRKRTIDECLELLANAGRVPTAAEREGRSSGSLEWRLQRGEQQTNTRYMFIPTEEEVQAKQFNIRYCCATDCYERFLKGASNRVNERITEKSNGWESRQYVSRNIFRKEELDWKMVYLARTEGTDEATIEWNFDFSVQGLRVKQIELRFGQETYEGAKVELYYIKSDGSQSQALSSLCECGKFTLQARLSGGKSWQHAQLFRQSKTATDEYPFEMNIVLM from the exons ATGGCGACACTTAATCAAGCGCTCGTGTTGGCTCTCGAAAGCAACCCGAAGGAAGCGTACGTGGTCGCAGCGGAAACACTTTTGCGCCTGCTGGACAACATCATACGCGAGCCGCAGAACGCCAAGTACCGCACGGTGCGGATAGATAATCCCTCGATCAGGGAGAAGCTGCTGTCGGTGGAGGGTATGAAGCAGTTGATGCTAGCGATCGGATTCGTCGAATCGAGCGGAACGCTCACGGTGCCATCGAACGTGCTGCTGGCAAACGTGCGACGGTATCGCGAGTTTTTATACGAGCGGAAAGAGCTCGTCAAAAACCCGCCAAAGGAGAAGGACATCACACCGATCGGCAGTGTCACGTGTACAGAGAGTAATAGTagtgctgcttctgctgctgttacgacaacctccaccaccaacatTCCCCAGGAAGCGGCGACGGAGAAGAGTAAAATGGTGCTGCAACCGTCTGGCAGTAATGCCACTGCCGGACAGCAACGAACAGAAGCACTTTGCGTGATTAAGTCTAGTCGACCGTTTCTGGCACGGATCGAATTCCCGAAGGTCATTCCCGGCAACAATACGTTGCTTCGTCAGCTCGAGCTGCTCTCCGATCAGGTAATGCAGTACGAGGACGAACTGCTGCTAGCGAGCGGGACGAGTCTAATTCCGATCGATAAACTGACGGCGAAGGCGAAAAGTAAGCTCACCCAGTGGCAACGGCTACTAGCCACCAGTGAAGCGACCGACCAGAACAAGGAGCCCAGTGAAAAGGACCTTCTGCTGGAGGAGCTAACCGCTTGGTTTCGGGCGGAATTTTTCACCTGGGTAAACGCGCTGCCCTGTACGGTGTGCGGCAACGAGAAGACGCAGCTCGTACGCAGCACCGTTGAGGATGGGGTGCGCGTCGAGGTGTACCAGTGTTGCGGGCAGCTGCGACACTTTTATCGCTACAACGATGTGGAAAAGCTGCTCCAAACACGCCGCGGACGGTGTGGCGAGTGGGCGAACTGCTTTACATTCCTGTGCCGCTGCCTTGGGTACGATGCGCGGTACGTGTTTTCCACGGGCGATCACGTCTGGACGGAGGTGTGGTCCGAGCGAAGGCAACGGTGGATCCACGTGGATCCGTGCGAGAATGTGCTCGATGCGCCGCTGATGTACGAGCACGGCTGGAGGAAGGAAATTACGTACGTGTTCGGGTTTGCGCGGGACGATGTGCAGGACGTTACCTGGCGCTACACGAACGATCATCAGAGGCTGCTGCAGCGAAGGAGACAGGGCGGTGCGTGCAGTGAGCATGCGCTGCTGGATGCTATCGCGAAACTGCGGACGAAGCGACGCGCCGGGCTGAACTGCACCCCCGAGCAGATGTCCCTGTTGCGGAAGCGTACGATCGACGAGTGTTTGGAGCTGCTGGCGAATGCGGGCCGGGTACCGACGGCCGCCGAACGGGAGGGTCGCAGCTCGGGCAGTCTCGAGTGGCGGTTACAGCGCGGCGAACAGCAGACCAACACGCGATACATGTTCATTCCAACGGAGGAGGAGGTGCAGGCAAAGCAGTTCAACATTCGGTACTGCTGCGCAACGGATTGCTACGAACGGTTTCTGAAAG GTGCTAGCAATCGTGTGAATGAAAGAATCACAGAAAAATCAAACGGATGGGAAAGTCGACAGTACGTGAGTCGAAATATCTTCCGCAAGGAAGAACTCGATTGGAAAATGGTTTACCTCGCAAGGACAG AGGGAACCGATGAAGCTACAATCGAGTGGAACTTTGACTTTTCCGTGCAAGGGCTGCGCGTGAAGCAGATCGAGTTGCGGTTTGGTCAGGAAACGTACGAAGGAGCAAAGGTGGAGCTGTACTACATAAAAAGTGATG GTTCACAGTCACAGGCTCTTTCTTCACTGTGCGAGTGTGGCAAATTTACCCTGCAGGCACGCCTTTCCGGTGGCAAATCCTGGCAGCATGCGCAACTATTTCGACAATCCAAAACCGCTACCGATGAGTATCCGTTCGAGATGAACATCGTTTTAATGTAG
- the LOC120948917 gene encoding coenzyme Q-binding protein COQ10, mitochondrial — protein MSVKIVANAKRMLLSKNLAQSQRTPLLYSTYRGIFDFTPITKTRREFTQKKLVGYSMHQLYSVVADVEKYNTFVPFCKKSFVYDRKPGSLKADLIIGFPPLNESYTSNVQLIKPSLVRAECVDGRLFNYLLTAWQFSPGLKDIPQSCVIDFMVSFEFKSLLHSQLSNLFFDQLVKQMEYAFIQEAEQRFGPPAIKSHVLVSNQS, from the exons ATGTCGGTGAAAATTGTGGCCAACGCCAAGCGTATGCTACTGTCGAAAAACCTGGCGCAATCTCAGCGAACCCCTCTGCT ATACTCAACGTACAGGGGGATTTTCGATTTCACACCAATAACGAAAACGCGACGTGAATTTACCCAGAAGAAGCTTGTAGG GTACTCTATGCATCAGCTCTACTCCGTAGTGGCGGACGTTGAAAAATACAACACATTTGTGCCATTTTGTAAAAAATCCTTCGTGTACGACCGGAAACCGGGCTCCCTGAAGGCGGACCTTATTATCGGCTTTCCGCCACTGAACGAAAGCTACACCTCGAACGTACAGCTCATCAAGCCCTCGCTCGTCCGGGCAGAGTGTGTTGATGGGCGCCTGTTCAACTACCTGTTGACCGCGTGGCAGTTTAGCCCCGGGTTGAAGGACATACCGCAATCGTGCGTGATCGATTTCATGGTATCGTTCGAGTTCAAATCGTTGCTACATTCGCAACTTTCGAACCTGTTCTTCGACCAGCTGGTAAAGCAGATGGAATACGCGTTCATACAGGAAGCCGAACAGCGGTTCGGTCCACCGGCCATCAAGAGCCACGTGCTGGTATCCAACCAATCCTGA
- the LOC120948918 gene encoding peptidyl-prolyl cis-trans isomerase H isoform X2: MQGQLRNPNNPVVFMDITVGTAEIGRMVFELYADVVPKTCENFRQFCTGEYKKDGVPIGYKGSSFHRVIKDFMIQGGDFVNGDGTGVMSIYGTPTFPDEHFLLKHDAPGLLSMANSGKDTNGCQFFITCSKCNFLDYKHVVFGRVLDGLLIMRKIENVPTGPNNKPKLPVVISQCGQL; this comes from the exons ATGCAAGGACAGCTACGCAATCCCAACAATCCGGTAGTGTTTATGGATATTACGGTCGGAACAGCG GAAATTGGCCGCATGGTGTTTGAACTGTACGCGGACGTGGTGCCCAAAACGTGCGAAAACTTCCGGCAGTTCTGTACCGGGGAGTACAAAAAGGATGGCGTCCCGATCGGGTACAAGGGTTCGAGCTTCCACCGAGTCATCAAAGACTTTATGATACAGGGAGGAGATTTCGTGAAT GGCGATGGAACGGGCGTTATGAGCATTTACGGCACTCCCACCTTCCCGGACGAACATTTTCTGCTGAAGCACGACGCACCCGGGCTGCTTTCGATGGCCAACAGTGGGAAGGACACGAACGGATGCCAGTTTTTCATCACCTGCTCAAAGTGTAACTTCCTGGACTACAAGCACGTCGTGTTTGGGCGCGTGCTGGATGGACTGCTGATTATGCGGAAGATTGAGAACGTTCCGACGGGACCGAACAACAAGCCGAAGTTGCCGGTAGTCATATCGCAGTGCGGACAGCTGTAA
- the LOC120948918 gene encoding peptidyl-prolyl cis-trans isomerase H isoform X1, which translates to MPTWTQMQGQLRNPNNPVVFMDITVGTAEIGRMVFELYADVVPKTCENFRQFCTGEYKKDGVPIGYKGSSFHRVIKDFMIQGGDFVNGDGTGVMSIYGTPTFPDEHFLLKHDAPGLLSMANSGKDTNGCQFFITCSKCNFLDYKHVVFGRVLDGLLIMRKIENVPTGPNNKPKLPVVISQCGQL; encoded by the exons ATGCCTACCTGGACGCAGATGCAAGGACAGCTACGCAATCCCAACAATCCGGTAGTGTTTATGGATATTACGGTCGGAACAGCG GAAATTGGCCGCATGGTGTTTGAACTGTACGCGGACGTGGTGCCCAAAACGTGCGAAAACTTCCGGCAGTTCTGTACCGGGGAGTACAAAAAGGATGGCGTCCCGATCGGGTACAAGGGTTCGAGCTTCCACCGAGTCATCAAAGACTTTATGATACAGGGAGGAGATTTCGTGAAT GGCGATGGAACGGGCGTTATGAGCATTTACGGCACTCCCACCTTCCCGGACGAACATTTTCTGCTGAAGCACGACGCACCCGGGCTGCTTTCGATGGCCAACAGTGGGAAGGACACGAACGGATGCCAGTTTTTCATCACCTGCTCAAAGTGTAACTTCCTGGACTACAAGCACGTCGTGTTTGGGCGCGTGCTGGATGGACTGCTGATTATGCGGAAGATTGAGAACGTTCCGACGGGACCGAACAACAAGCCGAAGTTGCCGGTAGTCATATCGCAGTGCGGACAGCTGTAA
- the LOC120948274 gene encoding protein disulfide-isomerase A3, with protein sequence MSCRLLLVCLCALVAVAFAGEADVLDLTDSDFSTRVAETETTLVMFYAPWCGHCKKLKPEYAKAAELLRGEDPPIALAKVDCTEGGKDTCNKFSVSGYPTLKVFKNGEVSQEYNGPREATGIAKYMKSIVGPASKDLLTVEAFEAFLKVQETSVVGFFQKESELKGVFLKYADSQRERLRFGHSSAPAVLEKQGETDAVFLFRARQLANKFEPDFVKFEGTTKQELADFVKANFHGLAGVRSRDTTSDFKNPLVVVYYAVDYVKNPKGTNYWRNRVLKVAKEFVGRVNFAVSAKDDFQHELNEYGYDYTGDKPLVLARDAKNQKFIMKDEFSVENLQAFATELEEGSLEPYVKSEPVPESNDGPVKVAVAKNFDEVVVNNGVDTLVEFYAPWCGHCKKLTPTLEELGTKLKDEAVSIVKMDATANDVPPQFEVRGFPTLYWLPKDAKSSPTRYEGGREVDDFVKYIAKHATSELKGFDRAGGAKKTEL encoded by the exons ATGAGCTGCCGGTTGCTGCTGGTTTGTCTGTGTGCcctggtggcggtggcgttTGCCGGCGAAGCCGACGTGCTGGATCTGACCGATAGCGATTTTTCGACCCGCGTCGCGGAGACGGAAACCACCCTTGTGATGTTCTACGCACCATG GTGCGGACACTGCAAAAAGCTCAAGCCCGAATATGCCAAGGCAGCGGAGCTGCTACGTGGCGAAGATCCTCCGATCGCGCTGGCCAAGGTCGACTGTACCGAGGGCGGTAAGGACACGTGTAACAAGTTCAGCGTCAGCGGCTATCCCACCCTGAAGGTGTTCAAGAACGGCGAGGTGTCGCAGGAGTACAACGGCCCGCGCGAAGCGACCGGCATTGCCAAGTACATGAAATCGATCGTCGGACCGGCCTCGAAGGATCTGCTGACGGTGGAAGCGTTCGAAGCGTTCCTGAAGGTGCAGGAAACGTCCGTGGTCGGGTTCTTCCAGAAGGAGTCGGAGCTGAAGGGTGTCTTCCTGAAGTACGCGGACAGCCAGCGCGAGCGGCTACGCTTCGGTCACAGCAGTGCGCCGGCCGTACTGGAGAAGCAGGGCGAAACCGATGCCGTATTCCTGTTCCGTGCCCGCCAGCTGGCCAACAAGTTTGAGCCGGACTTTGTCAAGTTCGAGGGAACCACCAAGCAGGAGCTGGCCGACTTCGTGAAGGCCAACTTCCACGGGCTGGCCGGAGTGCGTTCGCGCGACACTACGAGCGACTTCAAGAACCCGCTGGTGGTCGTGTACTACGCGGTGGACTACGTGAAGAACCCGAAGGGCACCAACTACTGGCGCAACCGTGTGCTGAAGGTGGCGAAGGAGTTCGTCGGACGCGTCAACTTTGCCGTGAGCGCCAAGGATGACTTCCAGCACGAGCTGAACGAGTACGGGTACGATTACACCGGCGACAAGCCGCTGGTGCTGGCCCGCGACGCCAAGAACCAGAAGTTCATCATGAAGGACGAATTCTCGGTGGAGAATCTGCAGGCGTTCGCGACCGAGCTGGAGGAGGGCTCGCTGGAACCGTACGTCAAGTCGGAACCGGTGCCGGAAAGCAACGACGGACCGGTGAAGGTTGCCGTGGCCAAGAACTTTGACGAGGTGGTCGTGAACAACGGTGTCGACACGCTGGTCGAGTTCTACGCACCGTGGTGCGGACACTGCAAGAAGCTCACCCCGACGCTGGAGGAGCTGGGCACCAAGCTGAAGGATGAGGCCGTTTCGATCGTGAAGATGGATGCCACCGCCAACGATGTGCCGCCCCAGTTTGAGGTGCGCGGCTTCCCGACCCTCTACTGGTTGCCGAAGGACGCCAAGAGCTCCCCGACCCGTTACGAGGGTGGCCGCGAGGTGGACGACTTCGTGAAGTACATTGCCAAGCACGCGACGAGCGAGCTGAAGGGCTTCGACCGTGCCGGCGGCGCGAAGAAGACCGAGCTGTAA
- the LOC120948273 gene encoding protein Aatf, translating into MKKKPATLSDKLNKLFAPEDHSDESGDETAPKFSEFDETPDDAGRDAALSEFRKRNVRFLEEFDRKYKGAVSSRSETFGEDEEEESDGAGDDSDDLGGDDDDDEEEDDSSVRKSKPKSLVLLKPPREDDDSEDDDDDDAGDNYDDDEDGEDESDGEDYEESSDEDGESSSARTARSKQQASKQPELTLLKEENRQEAINKGLAVQNQLKIWERLLEMRIKVQPCLLASNGLPPPEACEKLRSQNEEFRDKAQQAVATVTEAMDRMLELQELLMGRFAETKDLLKSGSKRTASSSKSSKPKRIALDGYEAMLAGRCKDMEEYRNSVLMKWHDRTTIASKMRSNPMQSQSVLKKIEDSLINREELVRKTQLYRGGYTLLGREVPSEAAGPTQPTDREDGRDAGEEQTPSSVYDGEIFDDSDFYHQMLRELIEYKTSTTDSPQEIASKLAELQKLRNKMKKTVDTKASKGRKIRYVVHKKLVNFMAPVPDYEWTDEAKDELFGSLFGQRPVAEER; encoded by the exons ATGAAGAAAAAGCCTGCGACCCTTTCGGATAAGCTGAACAAGCTTTTCGCCCCGGAGGACCATTCGGACGAGTCGGGCGATGAGACAGCGCCAAAGTTCAGCGAGTTTGATGAAACGCCGGATGATGCGGGCCGCGATGCCGCATTGAGTGAGTTCCGCAAGCGCAACGTTCGATTCCTGGAAGAGTTTGACCGGAAGTACAAGGGAGCAGTGTCCTCGCGGAGTGAAACCTTCGGTGaggatgaagaagaagagtcTGACGGAGCTGGGGATGATTCGGACGATCTtggtggcgatgatgatgatgatgaggaagaAGATGATAGTAGCGTGCGGAAAAGCAAACCTAAATCACTTGTGCTACTAAAGCCACCCCGAGAGGACGATGATAgcgaggatgatgatgatgacgatgccgGAGACAACTACGATGACGATGAAGATGGTGAGGACGAATCGGACGGAGAGGATTACGAAGAGTCCTCGGACGAAGACGGAGAATCATCATCAGCGCGCACGGCAAGAAGCAAGCAGCAAGCATCCAAGCAACCGGAGCTCACCCTGCTCAAGGAAGAAAACCGCCAGGAAGCAATAAACAAAGGTTTAGCGGTCCAGAATCAGCTGAAAATATGGGAACGCTTGCTGGAAATGCGCATCAAGGTGCAGCCCTGCTTGCTCGCTTCGAACGGTCTGCCACCGCCGGAAGCGTGCGAAAAGCTGCGCTCACAAAATGAAGAATTTCGAGACAAGGCACAGCAAGCGGTAGCGACCGTAACGGAAGCAATGGATCGAATGCTCGAGCTGCAGGAACTTCTGATGGGTCGGTTCGCTGAGACGAAGGATCTGCTCAAGAGTGGTTCCAAACGGACTGCATCCAGCTCGAAGTCGTCCAAACCGAAACGGATCGCACTGGACGGATACGAAGCGATGCTTGCTGGCAGGTGCAAGGATATGGAGGAGTATCGGAACAGTGTGCTGATGAAGTGGCACGATCGGACAACGATCGCATCCAAGATGCGAAGCAACCCAATGCAGTCGCAGTCCGTGTTGAAGAAAATCGAGGACAGTCTTATCAATCGGGAGGAGCTGGTGCGTAAGACGCAACTGTACCGTGGCGGTTATACGCTGCTCGGGCGGGAGGTTCCATCGGAGGCAGCGGGTCCAACACAACCCACCGATCGGGAGGATGGCCGGGATGCAGGGGAAGAACAAACACCGTCCTCCGTTTATGATGGGGAAATTTTCGACGATTCGGACTTTTACCACCAGATGCTGCGGGAATTGATTGAGTACAAAACCAGCACCACGGACAGTCCGCAGGAAATTGCCAGCAAGCTGGCGGAGCTGCAGAAACTTCGCAACAAGATGAAGAAAACGGTCGACACGAAAGCGTCCAAGGGTCGGAAAATACG ATATGTGGTACACAAAAAGCTGGTTAACTTCATGGCCCCGGTTCCCGACTACGAATGGACGGATGAGGCAAAAGATGAGCTATTTGGCTCACTGTTCGGTCAGCGGCCAGTGGCAGAGGAGCGGTAA